From a region of the Thermomicrobium roseum DSM 5159 genome:
- a CDS encoding UDP-N-acetylmuramoyl-tripeptide--D-alanyl-D-alanine ligase — MISLRDVLDGTAGMLRGSAAPDLLFRRVWHDSRTVEPGDLFVALRGERHDGHDFVADAVRRGAAGALVEARWAEELANLGIPLIVVDDTLAALLRLASYWRRLFAVPVAAVTGSVGKTSTKEAIASVLAQRFQVVRSRASFNTDVGIALDLLTIDPNTDVVVLEFGEAYRLGEVRELCALAEPRIGVVTNVSYAHLARMGTIERIAQSIAELPESLPADGVAVLNGDDFRVRLMAERTPARVLLYGLSPDCHVRAEEIESRGLDGISFDLVAFGERNRVRLPLLGQHSVHHALAAIAVGYELGLTLEEMLPGFHDPRVQVRLLTVPGINGATLLDDTYNASPASCMAALSLLAEIPAQRRIAVFGDMYELGWYEEEGHRMVGRRAAAVVDRLFTLGPRARWIAEAAIEAGLAPERVWATDDRRELVAVLRETLRPGDFVLIKGARGMRMEEIVEALRAAQETEQGR, encoded by the coding sequence ATGATCAGCCTGCGTGATGTCCTGGACGGGACGGCCGGCATGCTGCGTGGCTCGGCGGCACCTGACCTGCTCTTCCGGCGCGTCTGGCATGATTCGCGGACGGTCGAGCCGGGTGATCTCTTCGTCGCACTGCGCGGTGAGCGACACGACGGGCACGATTTCGTCGCTGATGCGGTCCGCCGGGGTGCAGCGGGGGCACTGGTCGAGGCGCGCTGGGCTGAGGAGTTGGCCAATCTGGGAATTCCGTTGATCGTGGTGGATGACACCCTGGCCGCTCTGCTCCGTCTGGCCAGTTACTGGCGGCGCCTCTTCGCCGTCCCGGTGGCTGCCGTGACCGGAAGCGTGGGCAAGACCAGTACCAAGGAGGCGATCGCTTCGGTTCTGGCCCAGCGCTTTCAGGTCGTGCGGAGTCGGGCGAGTTTCAATACCGATGTCGGCATCGCGCTCGATCTCTTGACGATCGACCCGAACACCGATGTCGTCGTGCTGGAGTTCGGGGAGGCCTACCGCCTGGGAGAAGTGCGCGAACTGTGCGCGTTGGCTGAGCCACGGATCGGAGTGGTCACCAACGTCTCCTATGCGCACCTGGCCCGCATGGGGACGATCGAACGGATCGCCCAAAGCATCGCCGAGCTTCCCGAGTCGCTTCCCGCGGACGGTGTCGCCGTCCTGAACGGCGACGATTTCCGGGTACGGTTGATGGCTGAGCGAACGCCAGCCCGTGTCCTCCTCTACGGGCTCTCTCCCGACTGCCACGTCCGCGCCGAGGAGATCGAAAGTCGGGGGTTGGATGGGATCTCCTTCGATCTCGTCGCCTTCGGGGAGCGCAACCGCGTCCGCTTGCCGCTGCTCGGCCAGCACAGTGTCCATCATGCGCTGGCAGCGATCGCGGTCGGTTACGAGTTGGGCTTGACGCTGGAGGAGATGCTTCCCGGTTTCCACGATCCACGTGTTCAAGTGCGCCTGCTCACGGTGCCCGGTATCAACGGAGCCACCCTGCTCGACGACACCTACAATGCCAGCCCGGCTTCCTGTATGGCGGCGCTCTCGCTCCTGGCGGAAATTCCCGCGCAGCGGCGGATCGCCGTCTTCGGTGACATGTACGAGCTCGGCTGGTACGAGGAGGAAGGGCACCGGATGGTGGGGCGGCGGGCAGCTGCGGTCGTCGATCGGTTATTCACGCTGGGGCCACGGGCACGCTGGATCGCCGAAGCGGCGATCGAGGCAGGTCTGGCGCCGGAACGGGTTTGGGCGACCGATGACCGTCGCGAGTTGGTGGCTGTCCTGCGGGAGACCTTGCGGCCGGGTGATTTCGTGCTGATCAAGGGAGCGCGCGGGATGCGGATGGAGGAGATCGTGGAGGCGCTGCGCGCCGCTCAGGAAACGGAGCAGGGACGGTGA
- a CDS encoding CCA tRNA nucleotidyltransferase: protein MSEPSTMPVETRPDRSLLERLPPALHDINDRLARSFAAAGHELYLVGGVVRDLLLGRPVTDLDYATSAHPEETRCLGEEAGAESIYTVGEAFGTIGLVFAGVTVEITTYRTEWYPTLDRRPAVRFGDSLLEDLARRDFTVNAMAVHAVTGELIDPYGGQLDLERRLLRAVGDPFERFREDPLRILRAARFAAQLGFEVEAQTRLAMQELASELQRVSVERIALELNRLLVAPEPDRGLELMRQTRLLPVVLPELVPLAEDPGDRRHKDIWRHTLQVVRQSPPRLAVRWAALLHDAAKPMTRTIDEQGEVHFFGHELKGAELARKVLRRLRQEKALIERVAQLVELHLRPAAYDETWTDSAVRRLMVEAGDLLEDLLDLVAADVTSARAWRRREARARIERLRAHIRRLEEEAALAQIKSPLDGHELMAIFGLPPGRWIAEVKNYLRDLVIEGQLAPGDKETARVLAERWVAEHPEIIERGQQARR, encoded by the coding sequence ATGAGCGAGCCGAGCACCATGCCAGTCGAAACGCGTCCGGATCGTTCGCTCTTGGAGCGACTTCCGCCAGCGCTCCACGATATCAATGATCGCCTCGCTCGCTCGTTCGCGGCTGCCGGGCACGAGCTGTACCTCGTCGGTGGTGTCGTACGCGATCTCCTCCTCGGTCGTCCGGTGACCGATCTCGATTACGCCACGTCGGCGCATCCGGAAGAGACCAGGTGTCTCGGCGAGGAAGCGGGCGCGGAAAGCATCTATACCGTGGGGGAGGCGTTCGGGACGATCGGGCTCGTCTTCGCTGGGGTGACGGTCGAGATCACGACGTATCGGACAGAGTGGTATCCCACGCTCGACCGGCGCCCGGCCGTTCGCTTCGGCGACAGCCTCCTGGAGGATCTGGCACGCCGCGATTTCACCGTCAACGCGATGGCCGTGCATGCGGTGACCGGTGAACTCATCGACCCCTATGGGGGGCAGCTCGACCTGGAGCGCCGGCTTTTGCGAGCGGTGGGCGACCCCTTCGAACGGTTCCGCGAGGATCCGCTTCGGATCCTGCGTGCCGCCCGCTTTGCGGCGCAACTCGGTTTCGAAGTCGAAGCGCAGACGCGCTTGGCCATGCAGGAGCTGGCCAGCGAACTCCAACGAGTCAGCGTGGAGCGGATCGCGCTGGAGCTGAACCGGCTGCTCGTCGCGCCAGAACCGGATCGCGGGCTGGAGCTGATGCGTCAGACCAGGCTCTTGCCCGTCGTGCTGCCAGAGCTGGTTCCCTTGGCCGAGGACCCGGGAGATCGGCGGCACAAGGACATCTGGCGCCATACGCTGCAAGTGGTTCGCCAAAGCCCGCCGCGTCTCGCCGTACGGTGGGCGGCCCTGCTCCACGACGCTGCCAAGCCGATGACGCGGACGATCGACGAGCAGGGCGAGGTGCACTTCTTCGGGCACGAGCTCAAGGGGGCGGAGCTGGCGCGCAAAGTGCTGCGCCGCTTGCGCCAGGAGAAGGCGCTCATCGAGCGCGTGGCCCAGCTGGTCGAGCTGCACCTGCGCCCGGCTGCCTACGACGAGACGTGGACCGACTCGGCGGTGCGTCGTCTCATGGTCGAGGCGGGCGACCTCCTGGAGGACCTACTCGATCTCGTCGCGGCCGACGTGACGAGCGCACGCGCCTGGCGGCGCCGCGAGGCCCGGGCGCGGATCGAGCGCCTGCGCGCTCACATTCGCCGACTCGAAGAAGAAGCTGCGCTGGCGCAGATCAAGAGCCCGCTCGATGGGCACGAACTCATGGCGATCTTCGGCTTGCCACCGGGTCGCTGGATCGCCGAGGTCAAAAATTACTTGCGTGACCTCGTCATCGAGGGGCAGCTAGCTCCCGGCGACAAGGAGACGGCCCGGGTGCTCGCCGAGCGCTGGGTCGCTGAGCACCCGGAAATCATCGAACGAGGACAGCAGGCGCGGCGCTGA
- the mraY gene encoding phospho-N-acetylmuramoyl-pentapeptide-transferase, translating to MDLFEVLRTRSVLPRDPGENLALSLALSGVAFVITVGIGKPYIAWLRRHKIGKQIRLEGPEGHLTKLGTPTMGGFMITVPVILLTLLFNLAGRLSMLLPLGVLIGTAVLGAIDDRLSLVTTGRGGMTARFKMAWLLLFSLAAALVLHFPLGLRSIYIPFLGKFEIGLWYLPIAVLAIAGTANAVNLTDGLDTLAGGTAAVAFTAYGIIAFLQGQIQVVTFCFTMVGAILGFLWYNAHPAQVFMGDTGSLALGAALATAAFMTGQWLLLPVIGIVFVAEALSVILQVAYYKLTKGKRLLRMAPLHHHFELIGWSETQITMRFWLISMMAGLLGIALALV from the coding sequence ATGGATCTTTTCGAAGTCCTGCGGACGCGCAGCGTCCTACCGCGCGACCCAGGAGAGAACCTGGCGCTGTCGCTCGCGCTCTCTGGTGTGGCCTTCGTCATCACGGTCGGGATCGGCAAGCCGTACATTGCCTGGTTGCGGCGGCACAAGATCGGCAAGCAGATCCGGCTGGAAGGGCCGGAAGGCCATCTGACCAAACTGGGGACACCGACCATGGGCGGCTTCATGATCACGGTGCCGGTCATCCTGTTGACGCTCCTCTTTAACCTGGCCGGGCGACTGTCCATGCTCTTGCCGCTCGGCGTCCTGATCGGCACCGCGGTGCTTGGTGCGATCGATGACCGGTTGAGTCTGGTCACCACTGGTCGCGGCGGGATGACGGCACGCTTCAAGATGGCCTGGCTGCTCCTTTTCTCGCTCGCTGCAGCGCTCGTGCTGCATTTCCCGCTCGGTCTGCGCAGTATCTATATTCCGTTCCTCGGCAAATTCGAGATCGGTCTCTGGTACCTGCCGATCGCGGTCCTCGCGATCGCCGGAACAGCCAATGCCGTGAACCTGACCGATGGGCTCGATACGCTGGCGGGGGGAACCGCGGCGGTCGCCTTCACCGCCTACGGGATCATCGCGTTCCTCCAGGGGCAGATCCAGGTCGTGACGTTCTGCTTCACCATGGTCGGCGCGATCTTGGGTTTTCTCTGGTACAACGCGCATCCGGCTCAGGTCTTCATGGGGGATACCGGCTCCCTGGCTCTCGGTGCAGCACTGGCGACCGCGGCCTTCATGACTGGCCAATGGCTTCTGCTGCCGGTCATCGGGATCGTCTTCGTCGCGGAGGCGCTTTCGGTCATCCTGCAGGTCGCCTATTACAAGCTGACGAAGGGAAAGCGGCTCCTCCGCATGGCGCCGCTCCACCACCACTTCGAACTGATCGGCTGGTCGGAGACGCAGATCACGATGCGTTTTTGGTTGATCAGTATGATGGCCGGGCTCCTGGGCATCGCGCTCGCACTGGTGTGA
- the murD gene encoding UDP-N-acetylmuramoyl-L-alanine--D-glutamate ligase translates to MGDRAPLDLRGKAVLVMGLGTRSGGLGVTRWLVEQGAEVTVTDLRTAEQLAPSLRALAGLPVRLVLGEHRREDFERAEIVVRNPAVPRESPWLALARAAGARIEMEMTLFFRACPAPIVGVTGTKGKTTTATLCAAILRQWRPDTVLAGNLGRSALETLPGIQPDTPVVLELSSWQLEGLDEHGLSPHIAVLTSISPDHLDRYPSFEAYIDAKRAIARHQRPGDWFVVNRDDPVAWACRDAGCGKVVPFGRDDGVSDGAFWRDDRLIWRWGGEEQDLLRRSDFPLMGEHAVGNALAAAAAALLRGASPAHVAAALREAEPVPHRLEHVARLGTVDFVNDSAATAPAAVLAALATFRERPIVLIGGGAAKGVSLAELAEAVARQVRAVVLLDGTATPDYQAALRAAGARVEGPYQSMEEAVRRAAELAEPGAVVLLSPGCASFGLFRDEFHRGESFREAVRQLVRERGGD, encoded by the coding sequence ATGGGCGATCGCGCGCCGCTCGACCTTCGCGGTAAAGCTGTCCTGGTGATGGGGCTGGGAACACGCTCGGGTGGTCTGGGCGTCACACGCTGGCTGGTCGAGCAGGGAGCGGAGGTGACGGTCACCGATCTCCGCACGGCCGAACAACTCGCGCCGAGCCTGCGCGCACTCGCTGGCTTGCCGGTACGGCTCGTCCTGGGGGAACACCGGCGCGAGGACTTCGAGCGAGCCGAGATCGTGGTGCGCAATCCGGCGGTGCCGCGCGAGTCTCCCTGGCTGGCTCTCGCCCGTGCTGCCGGAGCGCGGATCGAGATGGAGATGACGCTGTTCTTTCGCGCCTGCCCGGCTCCGATCGTCGGCGTCACCGGCACCAAGGGCAAGACGACGACCGCGACGCTCTGCGCAGCTATTCTCCGGCAATGGCGACCGGACACGGTGCTGGCTGGGAACCTGGGGCGCTCAGCGCTGGAAACCTTGCCGGGAATCCAGCCGGACACGCCGGTGGTGTTGGAACTCTCGAGCTGGCAACTGGAGGGGCTCGACGAGCATGGCTTGAGTCCCCATATCGCAGTGCTCACCTCGATCTCACCCGATCACCTCGATCGGTATCCCTCCTTCGAGGCGTACATCGACGCCAAGCGCGCGATCGCTCGTCACCAGCGGCCGGGCGATTGGTTCGTCGTGAACCGCGACGATCCGGTCGCTTGGGCCTGCCGGGATGCTGGCTGCGGGAAGGTGGTCCCCTTCGGGCGCGATGACGGGGTGAGCGACGGTGCTTTCTGGCGCGACGATCGCCTGATCTGGCGCTGGGGAGGCGAAGAGCAGGACCTGCTGCGCCGGAGTGACTTCCCCCTGATGGGGGAGCATGCGGTCGGCAATGCGCTCGCCGCGGCCGCTGCAGCGCTGCTGCGTGGTGCCAGCCCCGCGCACGTCGCGGCAGCGTTGCGCGAAGCCGAGCCGGTGCCGCATCGCTTGGAGCATGTCGCGCGTTTGGGCACGGTCGACTTCGTCAACGACTCGGCTGCGACTGCGCCGGCTGCGGTCTTAGCCGCATTGGCGACCTTCCGGGAGCGGCCGATCGTTCTCATCGGTGGAGGGGCAGCCAAAGGAGTTTCGCTCGCCGAGTTGGCTGAGGCAGTCGCGCGACAGGTGCGCGCGGTCGTGCTGCTGGACGGCACCGCGACGCCCGATTACCAGGCAGCACTGCGAGCGGCGGGTGCGCGAGTGGAGGGACCCTACCAGTCGATGGAAGAGGCGGTGCGCCGGGCAGCGGAACTTGCCGAGCCGGGTGCGGTCGTCCTCCTTTCGCCGGGCTGCGCCAGCTTCGGGCTGTTCCGGGACGAGTTCCATCGAGGCGAATCGTTCCGCGAAGCGGTGCGGCAACTCGTCCGCGAGCGCGGAGGTGACTGA
- the rsmH gene encoding 16S rRNA (cytosine(1402)-N(4))-methyltransferase RsmH, with translation MSERARLALEDPLSTTHEPVLLSAALTFLAPRDGGRYIDATFGGGGHSRAILEASAPSGQVLAIDADPAAVARARALAERYPGRLLPCHGNFRDLARLAQSYGFVPVDGILFDLGLSSDQLADPARGFSFQLAGPLDMRFDPTSGEPAAVIVNTWSAEELAELFWQYGEEPRAWAIAQTIVAERARQPIETTTQLAALVARVAGSRRERIHPATRVFQALRIAVNQELEALAAGLAQAVELLRPGGRLVVIAFHSLEDRLVKQFFRREAAACLCPPGTPVCICGHRPRLRLLTPRPVRPSAEEITRNPRSRSARLRAAERIAHDGR, from the coding sequence ATGAGCGAACGCGCACGACTCGCGCTGGAAGACCCACTGTCGACCACACACGAGCCGGTCCTGCTGAGCGCTGCGCTGACCTTTCTGGCTCCTCGCGATGGCGGCCGCTACATCGATGCGACCTTCGGCGGTGGTGGGCACAGCCGCGCCATCCTGGAGGCCAGCGCACCGAGCGGGCAGGTGCTTGCCATCGATGCCGACCCGGCTGCAGTCGCTCGTGCCCGCGCGCTGGCTGAGCGCTACCCGGGACGGCTCCTGCCCTGCCATGGTAACTTCCGCGATCTGGCGCGTCTTGCCCAGTCGTACGGATTCGTTCCGGTCGATGGCATCCTTTTCGATCTCGGCTTGAGTTCCGACCAACTGGCCGACCCAGCTCGTGGTTTTTCCTTTCAGCTGGCCGGGCCGCTGGACATGCGCTTCGACCCCACCAGCGGTGAACCAGCGGCCGTCATCGTCAACACGTGGTCAGCCGAGGAGCTGGCCGAACTTTTCTGGCAGTATGGGGAAGAGCCGCGGGCGTGGGCCATTGCCCAGACGATCGTTGCCGAGCGCGCGCGCCAGCCGATCGAGACGACGACCCAACTCGCGGCTTTGGTCGCGCGCGTCGCCGGTAGCCGGCGCGAGCGAATCCATCCCGCGACGCGCGTTTTCCAGGCCTTGCGCATCGCGGTCAACCAGGAACTCGAGGCGCTCGCTGCCGGACTGGCGCAAGCGGTGGAACTTTTGCGTCCCGGGGGGAGGCTGGTGGTGATCGCTTTCCACTCGCTGGAAGACCGTCTCGTCAAGCAGTTCTTCCGGCGCGAGGCAGCGGCGTGCCTCTGCCCGCCGGGCACGCCGGTCTGCATCTGTGGGCACCGGCCGCGCTTGCGTCTCCTCACGCCGCGTCCGGTGCGCCCGAGTGCGGAGGAGATCACACGCAACCCGCGCAGCCGGAGTGCCCGGCTGCGAGCTGCCGAGCGGATAGCGCACGATGGTCGCTGA
- a CDS encoding peptidoglycan D,D-transpeptidase FtsI family protein, with the protein MSDLATWRLRLIFAALVLLASGIGYRVVSFAVLQGPVLAQRAEAFRFREDVVPAHRGEILDARGRVLATDVPADRVSAIVREVEDPQRTAQLLAPLIGRPAEEILAALTQPGREWVVLQRQLDPAVSAQIRALDLPGIVLDPEPKRAYPMGDFASQVLGFVNWEYRGAYGLEAQYDAVVGGVPGQLVGERDLAGNVIALAPSSWNPPQDGATLVLTIDSAVQYLAESILERTIQDQRAAGGTIIVMDVRTGAILAMANRPSFDPNRFREVTDPSLFANPAIGAAYEPGSTFKVITLALGLDAGVIQPETVVDGGAYRELPDGTRIFNALHQVFGPETMTEVLIHSSNVGAMEVADRLGPERFAEGIQRFGFGQPTGVDLPGEIGGIVNLPGSPGWSLTTFYTTSFGQGIAVTPLQLVTAVAAIANGGVLMRPYVVQEIRRGDRVQVVQPQPVRRVISEETARTLTAMLAEVMDSYAGRFAVPGYRIAAKTGTAEIPGPQGYERGEGATIASVVGYGPVEDPRYCVLVKIDRPKGSPWGERAAGPAFAELFRQLLLLKGIPPSQPVTSTPSGGSQP; encoded by the coding sequence ATGAGCGATCTCGCGACCTGGCGACTCCGACTGATCTTCGCGGCGCTTGTGCTCCTGGCGAGTGGGATCGGTTATCGGGTCGTCTCCTTCGCGGTCCTCCAGGGGCCGGTGCTCGCTCAGCGCGCCGAGGCCTTCCGCTTCCGCGAGGACGTCGTACCGGCTCACCGCGGCGAGATCCTGGATGCGCGTGGGCGAGTGCTGGCGACCGACGTGCCGGCCGATCGTGTCTCGGCGATCGTGCGCGAGGTCGAGGATCCGCAACGCACAGCTCAGCTCCTCGCGCCCCTCATCGGGCGACCGGCTGAGGAGATCCTGGCCGCGCTCACCCAGCCGGGTCGCGAGTGGGTGGTGCTCCAGCGCCAGCTCGATCCGGCAGTCTCCGCCCAGATCCGAGCGCTCGATCTGCCAGGGATCGTGCTCGACCCCGAGCCGAAGCGGGCCTATCCGATGGGTGACTTCGCCTCGCAGGTCCTCGGCTTCGTCAATTGGGAGTATCGCGGCGCTTACGGTTTGGAAGCCCAGTACGATGCGGTGGTCGGCGGTGTACCTGGCCAGCTGGTCGGCGAGCGTGATCTGGCTGGCAACGTCATCGCGTTGGCGCCCAGTTCCTGGAATCCACCGCAGGACGGTGCGACGCTCGTTTTGACCATCGACAGTGCTGTGCAATACCTGGCCGAGTCGATCCTCGAACGGACGATCCAGGACCAGCGTGCGGCTGGTGGGACGATCATCGTGATGGACGTACGCACCGGGGCCATCCTCGCGATGGCCAACCGGCCTTCGTTCGATCCCAACCGGTTCCGGGAAGTGACCGACCCGTCGCTCTTCGCGAACCCGGCGATCGGAGCAGCCTACGAGCCGGGTTCGACCTTCAAAGTCATCACCTTGGCGCTGGGCCTGGACGCTGGTGTGATTCAGCCGGAGACGGTGGTCGACGGTGGAGCATACCGGGAGTTGCCCGATGGGACGCGGATCTTCAATGCGCTGCACCAGGTGTTCGGCCCGGAAACGATGACCGAGGTGCTGATCCATTCGAGTAACGTCGGGGCGATGGAAGTCGCTGATCGGCTAGGGCCAGAGCGGTTCGCGGAAGGAATCCAGCGCTTCGGGTTCGGCCAGCCGACCGGAGTCGATCTCCCCGGTGAGATCGGCGGGATCGTCAATCTGCCAGGAAGTCCAGGCTGGTCGCTGACGACGTTCTATACGACCTCGTTCGGGCAAGGGATCGCGGTGACACCGCTCCAGCTGGTCACGGCGGTAGCGGCGATCGCCAATGGTGGTGTGCTGATGCGACCGTACGTCGTCCAGGAGATTCGCCGAGGGGATCGTGTCCAAGTGGTCCAGCCTCAGCCGGTCCGACGGGTGATCAGCGAGGAGACGGCACGCACGCTCACCGCGATGCTCGCTGAGGTGATGGACAGCTACGCTGGGCGCTTCGCGGTTCCAGGCTACCGGATCGCAGCCAAGACGGGAACGGCTGAGATACCTGGTCCGCAGGGATACGAGCGCGGCGAAGGCGCGACGATCGCCTCGGTGGTCGGTTACGGACCGGTGGAAGACCCGCGCTACTGCGTGCTGGTCAAGATCGACCGGCCCAAGGGCTCGCCCTGGGGCGAGCGCGCCGCTGGCCCTGCCTTCGCCGAGCTGTTTCGCCAGCTGCTCTTGCTGAAGGGGATCCCCCCATCCCAACCGGTGACGAGCACCCCATCGGGAGGGAGCCAGCCATGA
- a CDS encoding MerR family transcriptional regulator — MSDIPAVRSARRLLDGATVEGNFSLTRTIDEWLAGRPAATRRAYAHDVREFLAALGGELAQLDETALRRWLATFEHRRLARATVRRKLAAVRSFLRYLAERGYLERDLSSVVPAAFGKPPDQTPRVHATERGRLLATALQLADPRLQLLLWLAGCGCPLPVIARLRWRDLEQWNGQGIAFCHDERERAYRCVIPGLIWRGLQSLAETQAGDALVFAHPDGRPVSPQELAETIGWLLDEAAPELATDHRDDDRLLTLSEVAQRLGLPETTIRYYRDRFAPYLPTVGRGRSRRYSPQAVERLRWIIEQLHAGVSPVEIEAQLGGKTNAFASTEDEHRLIESVERLSQRIAELTVSLQLVAKALLQQEGWSPREPGTD, encoded by the coding sequence ATGAGTGACATTCCGGCGGTACGTTCGGCCCGTAGACTGCTCGATGGGGCGACGGTGGAGGGAAACTTTTCGCTCACCAGGACGATCGACGAGTGGCTTGCCGGTCGACCAGCGGCTACCCGCCGTGCGTATGCCCATGACGTGCGGGAATTCCTCGCTGCGTTAGGGGGCGAGCTGGCGCAGCTCGACGAGACGGCGCTCCGGCGATGGCTGGCGACGTTCGAGCATCGTCGGCTGGCCCGAGCGACGGTCCGGCGCAAGCTCGCGGCTGTCCGCTCTTTCCTCCGCTATCTGGCTGAACGCGGCTACCTCGAGCGAGACCTCAGCTCGGTCGTTCCCGCGGCCTTCGGGAAGCCTCCTGACCAGACACCACGGGTGCACGCGACCGAGCGTGGTCGCCTGCTCGCGACTGCGCTCCAACTGGCTGACCCGCGCCTGCAGCTCTTGCTCTGGTTGGCTGGCTGTGGTTGCCCGCTCCCGGTGATCGCGCGACTCCGCTGGCGTGATCTCGAACAGTGGAACGGGCAAGGGATCGCGTTCTGCCACGACGAACGCGAGCGAGCGTACCGGTGTGTCATTCCCGGCCTGATCTGGCGGGGGCTTCAGTCGCTCGCGGAAACGCAAGCAGGCGATGCGCTCGTCTTCGCTCATCCCGATGGTCGTCCGGTGTCACCCCAAGAGCTCGCGGAGACGATCGGTTGGCTGCTGGACGAGGCAGCCCCCGAACTAGCCACCGATCACCGGGACGACGACCGGCTCCTGACACTCAGCGAGGTGGCGCAGCGACTGGGACTTCCCGAAACGACGATCCGCTACTACCGTGATCGCTTCGCTCCCTATCTCCCGACCGTCGGTCGCGGTCGATCGCGCCGCTATTCACCGCAAGCGGTCGAGCGACTCCGTTGGATCATCGAACAACTCCACGCCGGCGTCTCTCCGGTGGAGATCGAAGCGCAACTCGGCGGAAAGACGAACGCGTTCGCGTCCACGGAGGACGAGCATCGCCTCATCGAGTCTGTCGAACGCCTCAGCCAACGGATCGCCGAATTGACGGTGAGTTTGCAGCTCGTCGCCAAGGCGCTCCTGCAGCAGGAGGGATGGTCTCCCCGCGAGCCAGGGACGGACTGA
- the mraZ gene encoding division/cell wall cluster transcriptional repressor MraZ — protein MFLGRFTHAIDDKGRLAIPARFREAFRGQGVLTRGIDRCLTLYPMDSWQPLAEKVSSLSISDPDARAFRRMVFAEATVVEFDRQGRILLPPELRAYAGLEREAIVVGVHSYVEIWSPENWAAQAELLAAEGPSIAQRLATLI, from the coding sequence GTGTTCCTTGGCCGTTTCACCCATGCGATCGACGACAAGGGGCGGTTGGCTATCCCCGCCCGGTTTCGCGAAGCCTTCCGCGGCCAAGGTGTCCTGACGCGCGGGATCGATCGGTGCCTGACCTTGTACCCGATGGACTCCTGGCAGCCGCTCGCCGAGAAGGTCTCCTCCCTCTCCATCAGCGATCCGGATGCCCGCGCCTTCCGACGCATGGTCTTTGCCGAGGCGACGGTGGTCGAGTTCGATCGTCAAGGTCGCATCCTCCTGCCACCCGAACTCCGCGCGTACGCTGGCCTGGAGCGGGAAGCGATCGTCGTCGGTGTGCATTCCTACGTCGAGATCTGGAGTCCGGAGAATTGGGCTGCGCAAGCCGAGCTCCTGGCTGCCGAGGGGCCGTCGATCGCCCAACGCCTGGCGACGCTGATCTGA
- a CDS encoding FtsB family cell division protein, whose translation MVAEPVDRAAAPVRPTPVGRRVAPRRSRAWLGVLLVLVAAIGGLCLLYLEQTSRVVELGYELTRLQRNRDQVALEVAALRYELARRQSLARVEELARREYGMVPLRKAESLRLARPAPLPTPVPPPRSERSWWQRVQDALLGVGHAEAETTP comes from the coding sequence ATGGTCGCTGAGCCGGTCGATCGCGCTGCTGCACCGGTACGGCCGACGCCGGTGGGAAGACGAGTAGCCCCACGGCGCAGTCGTGCCTGGCTCGGCGTCTTGCTGGTCCTGGTCGCGGCAATAGGCGGACTGTGCCTGCTCTACCTGGAACAAACCAGCCGGGTGGTCGAGCTCGGCTACGAGCTGACGCGGCTCCAGCGGAACCGCGATCAGGTAGCGCTGGAAGTGGCTGCTCTCCGCTACGAGCTGGCGCGGCGGCAGTCGCTCGCCCGCGTGGAGGAGCTCGCTCGGCGCGAGTACGGCATGGTGCCGCTCCGCAAGGCGGAGTCGCTCCGTCTGGCGCGGCCGGCTCCCCTGCCGACACCGGTTCCTCCACCGAGGAGCGAGCGATCCTGGTGGCAACGGGTGCAGGACGCGCTGCTCGGGGTCGGTCATGCGGAGGCGGAGACGACACCATGA
- a CDS encoding tetratricopeptide repeat protein, with amino-acid sequence MALHWARFRDAIALFQRVATRQSSSAWAAEAIYWWGVAVYLATHSREQLDGVWEHLRVRFPDSIWAARTRHA; translated from the coding sequence GTGGCCTTGCACTGGGCGCGCTTCCGCGACGCCATCGCGCTTTTCCAGCGTGTCGCCACGCGACAGTCCTCCAGTGCTTGGGCAGCTGAAGCCATCTATTGGTGGGGAGTCGCCGTCTACCTGGCGACGCACTCTCGCGAACAGCTCGATGGAGTCTGGGAACACCTTCGTGTCCGCTTTCCCGACAGTATCTGGGCAGCCCGCACGCGCCACGCCTGA